Below is a genomic region from Henckelia pumila isolate YLH828 chromosome 3, ASM3356847v2, whole genome shotgun sequence.
AAGGCGGGTCAACCAGCTCCAGTTCCTGTATCAGAGAGTCAAAACAATTCATGCTCGTTGTTATAGATGTGCTATTCAATTTTTCACTTAAAGACCTCACTACATTGAAATCCCCTCCTAGACACCATTTCTCCCCACATAAAACACTTAAACCGGccaattcatcccaaaaattCTGTCTCAACCTTGGGTTACAAGGGCCATACACCGCAGTAAACCACCATTTGATGTCACTATCTTTCTCAATACAAACCGAAACCGAGAATTCCCCAATCAGATTGTCCTTGACCGAGACTACTCTTGGATCCCACATAACCACAATACCTCCTGATCGACCAATAGCCGGTAAAGTGACCCACTCCACAAACCTTGATTTCCACAAACTGGCAATAAATCTTCTATCCACCACCCCTCTTTTGATTTCCTGAAGTACCACCAAATCTGGTCTTTCTTTCCTCAACATAGCTCGAATAAGACCTCTTCGATTGCTCGATCCTCCACCTCTAATATTCCAGGAGCAAATTTTCATTAATTAACTAACTTTAAAACCCTCAACCAGGAGATCCACCTTCCGGACTCCCATTTCCAAAAGACAAGCCTCACCACTCTCCAAATCCACCATTCGCGGTACCAATTCAAGTCCAGCCCCCAAATTGCATCTTACGTGCTCAAAACCATGGACAACATTCTTTGACAAACCTGGCTTTTCTCCAAACAGTGGCTGTCTCCCCTCCCCTAACCCCCCCTCTAACCCTCCCTCAGACAAAATCAACACTGGAACGaaggaaaaagaagaagaagaagtttgATCTAACGGGGGAATTTTAGAAGAGAATTGTACCTCGCTCGGAGAAGATGCGAAAAGGCCCCCAATGTCCTCCATCCCCAAAGAAGACGGTGCTGAAGCATCCGAGCTTGCTGAAAACGGACTTTCCGGTTCCAAAGACTCATAATCCTGCTCCGAGGCCAACCCTGTCAATTCCTTTAAAGCCTGATCCTCCCACGTTCCAAATTCTTCCGTCTCGAAAGGCTGTGCGTTCCCCCTTACCACTTGCCCCCTAGGAAGATCAATTTGTTTTTTTGATTTCCTACGGCTGTACACGAACTCCAAATTCTTTGCTCCTAACCTGCTGCTCTTCTCCCCTTGACTAGAGGTTTCTGCCAAAGCCCCCTCCCTCTCCGCCGAAGACTGGATAACTCCTCTTTTGAACTCCCCAACCCCTTTAGGACAAATCCTTTTTAGAATCTTAACCTGTCGACCTCCGAACAAAGGTTCCGAACCGCAAGATCTATTACCAAAGCAACTCTCCTCgtctttatttttgaaaatgccCTGTCCCGAATTGACGAAAACTTCCATACCATCAACGATCCGAGTATGGCCATAAGTCTTCCCCACTTCCCTCGCCTTtgaatcaattttatcttcttgCCTCACGCACTGAGCCACTTCGGATACAAGCCCAATCCCGCTCCCAACAGCCACTGGCTTCTTCGAACCGCCCCAACCAGCCAACATCGTCTTCCCTTCAATCACAACCTGGGCATAAGACCGTTTCTCGTATACATCGTATGCTGCTAAATTGACCGAATCTATGGCAATACGGACAACCAAGGGGCCACGAGTTGTCTGAATCTGCATGAAGCTATTTATGAATCCACCGACAAGACCTACAACTTTGATTTTGGCGGCAGACAGGTCTTTAAGCAGAATAGTATCCTCGCTAATATCCAACAACCCTCCACATTGCTCTCCCACTACTTTAAAGAGATCTGTCGTCCATAAGTCCCATGGAATTCCTGAAATTCTCACCCAGCTGCAACAACAATCAAACACCTCCTCTTCCCTATTGATCTCAAGCCTCCAAGCCTCAAAAGACACTGTAACCCTCCTATCGAAGAAGCACCTCTTCCTTGTCAAGTAAAGGGCTGCCTCTTCCTCATTAATAGGCCACCACACTGCTTTATTTGCTTGAAACGGAAAAATCGCAATCTGCCTCTTAACAGCTTTACCCAAAACAGTACGCACCAACTCCCACGAGATATTAACCCTTGCCTTAGTTATAATAATAGCTCCCTTCCAATCTTTAACTAGACAGGGACGGAAATTATCCTTGGCGTCCATGCTCCTCGAATCAGTGTCAATGTTCTTCGATATGACTTTACCATTATGCGCAAACTCCCCAACCCGATTCCTGTTTTCTCTAGGCTGGGCTTCGTTAACATTCCTATTCCGGGCAAATCTGAACAAGTGGTAGGCCAAGCATTTCCACCCCCACCCTGCATATCCGCTAGGTACAATAATGCGCTGCTTGAACCCCCTTTGAGCGTATTTAGTCACCTCCAGAAAGCTACCTCTACCATTGACATATTTGTGCACAGAGATTACCGCATCCTTACCCCTAATTCTGTTGAACACTGGACAGTCCTTGGGATTAATGATATAATCCCCAATAGTCGACCGAAGCCACTTAGCACTGTCCAAATCTAACTCCAGCATATAGCTTGCATTCCTCGTTCTTTCCGTCAGACAAATTGAGCTTCCCCTCAAGCCCCTCCTAATTAAAAACAGTTTCTGTTCAATTCTCACCTCTTCAACCACCTTGGCAAACTGTCGTTCATAATATTTCGCCCTAAAGTGTCTGGGTTCCTCTCTCTTCACCATATTGGCCACCACCCAACCTTACGTAATCTAAGTAGCGGACAGAAGCTGAGAAGAAGgttaaaaaagaaaaggaaaaggcCAGGAATCGAAACTGTAGGATAAAGATAGGCTTCGGTCGTCCCCGCCGGGAATCGGTGCCGGCCGACGAAGAGTTTAAACGAAGGGAAAATAGAATGAAATGTGCAAGGGCAGGATCCGTAGAAAACAAGAGAAGAAAGCAGCGGCAAAACTAGGGTTAGGCCAGGGATAGCGGGTCAGCTTCAACCTCCACCAGCGCCGGCCATCGGAATCGGAAAAGGAGGCGGCTGAAGTGTGGCCATGAAAAAAGGTTTATCGTGAGAAAATAACGGCAGATCTAGGGTTACGGAAAGGAAAAAAGgagagagaagagagagaaGGTCGAAGGCTCAACCTTCCCCGGAGCTCTCGCCGGCCATGGGAGTGAGGTCGGAAGAGAAGAAAGGAAGTAGGAAGAGCGATTACGATCGGTTGGGAGTTCTCGCGAATAAGCTACAATCTAATTAGTTGACACCATTAATAGGAGTTATGCGGTTGACTCAACACGAAAAGAGATGAATATAAACTCATTCCATAAGAGCAATATCACACCAATGTTCTCCTGTCGAGCTCATTATTTGTATTTGCTCCTCATTCAAAACAATGGGCAGTACAACACTTGTCGAAAGTCCAAATTTCAAACTTTCAGTTTGTGAATCCAACAATATAATCAAAATTGATCAAATTAGCGTGAAAATATGTTTTGATAGAAGCTCAAACACGAATGTTATGACATAATCAGTGGCATGCTTCGagcaagaatattttcaaacTTGCGTAAATATTTAGATTAACAAAACCCAAAACACACTCCAAAATTAATTGTAAAATCAAACATAAATACTAACTTGAAGCAGCGAAGGATAATgggaaaaaaagaaataaatgatCGAGATGTTTACCAAACATGTAGACACAGCTAGTAAATGATGACAGGATCCAAGAGTACCAACTTCTGTGGCGTTCATACATCAAAGAGTAAACAGAGGAACAGGCAACCAGAAAGAAGAGAACATATGACAAGTACTTCATGGCAAGATCATCATATTCCTTTGTCTTGTTTGTGGCATATGACTCGCGGTCACGGAACTTCAGCATCGGTATCCTACCAGATCTATCAAtctagaagaaaaaaaaagtctCAAATATGGTAGGTCAAGTACAATCACAACTAAAAATAATAGTTATCCAAATCTCGATAAAGATAAAGTCCAGTTAGCActttaacacattaaaaaacCTCAATATGCATGGCTTTCCCAATTTTCCAAAACTCGATGCAGCAGCCAATACCAGAACTTGCAAGTATCATCCATGAAGTTTCATTGTCAAGCAGATAGAGGAACACAATTAGCTGACAAAAGAAGTTCACAACAACAGATTTTGCCGATAATCCCTCCATGGACTTGTTTTTATTCCAAAACTGAATATCTGCAAAGAATCCAAAATGTTTCAACTCTGGGTACAACAGcaagtttatttctaaaatAGGGAATATAATGCAGTTATAAACGTATTACCATTCTTGAATGCCAAGAAGTCAAATAAGGAGTGCAGAACTGAAACAACCATGGTAACAGCAAGAAGGTATGGATTTCCTTCCAGGAATACTCTCTGTTGAAAGCCACGTGAATTACAAACTTACTTTCCATCAATAACTAAAAACTTAGAGGTGAAATAGCTTTGGAATTTGATCATAGGAAATGGCAATATTAACAAAAAGTTCGTAGAAATTATCGAATTTCGTGAAAGCAACAAGGTTTTGTCCTAGATGGAAAAATTCATAATTACTGTCTTGTTAGGGTTAGCTTCCAGGAAGCTTTGTATATTTTCCTAATACATGCACATTCAAAAGTTTGGAATTAAGCATAAATATCAAAACAGATATGATCTCCACCAAATTTTACTTCATCAACCCTTGGGAAAATACAGAAACATCATGTACAATAAAGAACACCGTATATACACCACCATCATTTTCAAGAGCATGGAACTGGGAAAAAACTGATacgagaaatcttcagaaaaaaTTTAGATAAAGCAAGTCCACCTAAATCATTTAGACAGCCTTTGGATTGATGGATTTGAAGCTAAGGATTTCATCCATGATTCCATAGTAGCATCCATTGGTTTGTTTGGGTAAATTCACATGACAATCCATTTCAAATCCCGATTAGTTATTTTTTGAGTCATTGAGGTGGATTTAAAATTAATCCCGATATGGAATCATTTCAAGTCCTTCCttatccaaatccaaatcctcTATAATCTAACCGCAACCATAAAGAATACTTGCAAGCATGAAAACTGTTCAGCTGTCAAAGCTGCTTGTTCAAAGGAAAACTAGTCCATTGTATATTAGATAGCTTCTCATCTTTGGTCTTACAACCCCTTGGTCATTACAAGCATAAGATGCCTTCATTTCTTCTCTAGAAAAAATGCCTTCATTTCTTCTCTAGAAAAAATCCCTTCCACATTCGAATGTCGTTAGCCAAACCAAAGATTTATTTTTCCAATTAACAACCTTACATTTGAGTCTCCAATTATATTATACAATTTACAACGATCATTACTACAAGAATGAGTGTTATGCTGCAGGAAAACATATTCTTCCGTAGCACTTACACTAGGGCAGAGCTAATCTAGAAACTCAGAACGAATCTCAAGTTGAGTATAAGCTGTACAATGGAGAATATGATCGTACCTTAAGTTCATCAGCTTCACCTTCAATCATGCTTCCATAACTCCTATGAAGTTGGAATGACTGATCTATCTGTAGGAATATTTGCCATTTTGTCATGCTTATCGGACCCACCTCCAAATTCAATGGTAACTCATGAACAGTCTCATTGATTGGTATAAGCTTATCTCTAAGTAGCCAAAAGTTGTTGAAGTAGATGGTAGGATAGTAGTTTCCAGTGGTAGGCTCAATGTTCATATCTTAAAATTAAGTCAAGAAATATTGAATAAAGCTTCAGCATCCTGTACTGTGATCCACAAACAGATGAAAACCGCCTGACAAAAAATGCACAGAAATAAAGATAGAAAAAAACTCACAATAAAAGGTTGGAATGGATTGCATGCTCAAGAATAACCATTAAGTTATAGAATTGGAAAACTGAGGCAAGCAAATGGTGGACTTAATAATTTACTCAAAACcaatttatgtttttaaaatgCATTTCTAACCAGAAAAGGAGAAAAAACTaagcaaaatattaaaaatgattgTCAAAGCCTAGAAGACATTTAATAAATCAGGCAAACCATAATAAACGATTAATGGAATTTCAAATGAAAATCGTCTTTGAAGATGGCCAAACATTTAGATTGTGATTTACGCCAGCCAAATTTCTAATAAATTTAAAGGACAATCATCATACATGGCATGTTGCATAAACTGGATCAAATAGAATAgttgcatttttttaaaaaaaaaaggtacaTTGGACAAATGTGCACTCAGACGAAATGAGTGGAAAGTAATTTATGCAGTGGAAAAAGTTAATTTTAGGTTAGACCCATGGTAACTCGGTAGTCTTAAATCTAACTGATAGTATAGAAAACAAGTGATTGTCCCATGATTAGTGATAGTTAAATAGGTAGATTCTACTTAAACAGGTTCATAAGCCGTTACCACGTCTATCACAagaatattattataatttagcCTGCGGACTTAGTGCCTAGCCTCCctgaaaagaaagaaaggaaCTAGTTTTAGCAGGTTCACAGCAAATTAAGATAAGAAAAGGTCAAAGATGGACTTTCTTCGGCATGGTTTACATTCTTactttgacaaagaaaaagCTTCATTATCAGCAAAGTTGAATGTGATTAAATACCTAAGCCACTGACATTTAAAAGTTTGAGTTGATCCAACGAAAtgataaattgataaaatgaAACAATGAAAAAGAATTCAACTCTTTCACAAACCAATACCAGCAATAGGAAACAAGCATTAACAGCAAAAAGGTGGTTGGTCAAGAGTTTTTGCATTGCGACAAAACAAAAGGAAGCGCAGAAAGACGACACGTCAAGCATAATAGTGATGCTTAGAGAGGTAAAACGAATTGAGATATGGAaattattttccaaaaaaatcaatatGAACACTAACCATCCGAGTCTGATAAATTCTCTAAAGGCCATTTTCAAGAGATCAGTCAACAGAGTTTAAAAGGATATGCACCAATCATATAAAAAGAAACTAGGGTTGAACATCAGCCTGTTCCTATTCTGGCTTGCATAGAGGAAGTAATTTTATACctgttttgatttcacctggaaACACACACAGTTTGTGACCTTTCCTATCTTATATCACATCTGGTTTCATTGTTCAGTTGATTGTCGCACTACCGATTAACATTTGAGCCAATCTACTCATGAACAAGGGGTTGTTTTAAGGCAGACATTTTCTTCCAATAAGAACCAGTTAAAAAattatctaaaatattttttgatctAAAATACCAATATTAGTTTGGTCCAAATCTTGGACCACCACACAAATGAGTTTGGTCCATTAAAGTTGcaactcaaataaaaaatggACACAAGTAAACATAACATAGATATCAATTATTCTCAAAATAGCAGCTTTGTATGCAAGGGATAATTCTGTAAAAGAATAATTTCAACTATTAAGGTTTATTTTAATAGAAAAGTTAACCTGGAGCACTTTGAAACAAAAAGAAGAGATAAAAAGTATAAGCCAACGGGCGACCACACAACCCATGACTGACAATATTAAACATGACAATCAAGGATACAAGGAGCGATATTTGGGGGAACTGCATTCTCAGAATACCTGCAAAAAAAACGAAAATAAGAAAAGTTGACACAGATGCAGCTAATACAGAGGGGAAATCATGGAACACCTGCACCACCACAACTGCAACCAAACATGGCAAACCCACGGAACCCCGGGCTATCTAAAGTGACATCAGATTCAAGAAGAAATTTTACTTCATTATACTTGTGGCATGATGCTAACAAATCACAAATGCTAAAATTGCAGCGGAAGCTCCACAAACAATTGCTCCTAGCTAAAATCCTACTGTAGGGAAAATGATTTTTCGCAACAATAATTTTATGTCGGTTTCCATAGCAGCTGAACTACCAATATGCGAAGAAAACTATCAGAATATGTAAAACTGTGTCAAATAAATACCTTAAAGGAATGACATTGTATGTTACAAATTCGTTATAACAAAATATGATTGTAAAGTAAATGCATCCGCGATATGGCTTCAAACATTTTTATACTCCACTGAAACCACCATTATTCGTATATTTTGTTATAGACAATTGCTTACGCACTAAGCCACTCAGATTAACTCTCCTTAAACAATGGAGAGCTACAATGCCCACCCCCCACCCCCCAAATCTCAAACCCCTtcatgtatgtgtgtgtgtggaaAGCACATAAATTTTGGCTAAAGTTTCCAATATGGCTGATCCAAAACCGCTTTGGTTTGAAAAACATCATATCTGGTGCCATGTCACTGAGAGCATAAAGTGTTGATGAAATTCAGGGATATTGTATTAGcgtaaattaaaaaatcaacATAATCTACCAAATGAAAAATAGGGATAAGTATACCTAGTAAAATCATCGACCAAATTTATCGTAATATTAGGCTTCCAGTACGAGATCCATTCAACTGCTACATCCCCTTTCTCTTCGCCTTGAGATTTTTCTATTGCCTAaaacaaatatattaataaatttatatagcAAGATATGTCACACAAAGTCTCCAAAATTAAGTTTAGAAAATAATTCCATgtaaaaacattttaatattCAGACAAAGAACACACTAGCATGAAGattaaaaatttcttaaacatcacgtaaacaataaataactatTGGTACCTCGGACAATGTTTTATCATCAGTTGAGCTTTCTGAGTTCCCCAACAGACTCTTCCTTTTGTCAGCTTTCGACTTGGGTAAATACATCACGACAGCTATATACAAAAAGAAGCTTTAGATACCCACACACAAGTCACACGACCATATCCTGTAATCATAATAACAAGAAAAGTAAGGATTATCTCACAGTGGGTTCGCCCAAAAGTAGCAAATGGCTGGTACTCGGGATCATTGGGATCTGGCGGATAGCCAGATCTAGCAAAGAAAACGTGAGCAAAAAGAGTGCCATTATTCTTTAGAGCCTAAGGAAAAAAGTGAGATTGTACAAGTTAATCCCGCGAAAAGAATGAATAAGAAACATAATGATTGTGAAAGCACCAACGAACATCTAAAATCCACAAACAGTAAATGAGCGGCTCTAAAAACAAATTATGTCAGCAGCAATTTAACCATCACCTCGGAAGGATAATACTTCAATGATAGAGTTCTGACACTTTCTGCACTCCAAACTGCATATGGTACATTCGTCTCATGCCAGATAAGGCTTCCTTCACTGCCAAAATCATTGAATTTTTCCTCAGCCGAAAGGTATAACCACATATCCTGAAAACAAGAACAAGGGAAAcaattgaagaaaaaaatcgCTGAAATCCAAAGCGAAGGTCAAATCTCAAGCTACAAAAAATTTGAAGACAGTATCGCCTTAGCTAAAACTACTAGTTTTTCTCGCTATAAATATCATCTTTATGACTTTATCTATGAGAATGCCAACTTTTCTACTGTGCTCAAATAAGAAAGCTGACCGTAGTGTGCATTTCTTACATGTTTTCTCCCATACAGGGGCGAGGAAAAcatgtataaaaaaattaaaagagcaTTCCAATTTTCTTCAGATCTTAAATTGCTTTCTTGAAGGATCTAACAAAATATGAAACATAAAGAACATTATACATGCTACTAATCGTGTGTCTGTTCCTCCATAGCAGAATTATGAGGTACCCATCCGTCTCTGAGGTTTAAACATCGATTGAGCCAAAAATTGGAACTAAAAGTGACATTTAATTTCAGTGATTCAGTTCTAGAATAATAATTCACTTTCTGtttccaaataaaatttttaacagaTTAAAAATGCCCACTACAAAACAAATCCACATGACCAAAAGCACACCAACTCTCAGGAAGGTTATTCCCATTTACTAAGTTACTTGATAAGTTCATCATAGATGACATTTGGAAACCAATATCGTTGATTGTTTAGTGCCCATGATTAGCAGAAGAGAGCCTCACCGACCCTTTGTAATTTAATTTTGTTCTATTGTGACAAGTATAACTCCAATAGAGAGACAGTGGTCGGGTAAAATGACACTTCCAAACTACCATTTTTTTCTTTGAGAATATCTCCGCTTATGTGCGTGCAAATCCAAATAAGGTTCTTTGCACAACTACACAAGTTTAACCCTTGGGCCTCAGGTGATACATTTTCCACTGGACAATGATATTGGGCAAGTTAACGACTTCGGAGATGATGCAAAAGAGGTGGCCCAGATGTGCTCTGTGCCCAAGTTGGTTTGTGCTGTGTCGGAAAGAGAGGGAGACGCAGGACCACGTGTTGATTCATTGTACTTTTACAAGTGGGTTGTGGGCTAGAGCTTTGTCAGAGATGAGGTTGGTTTGGGTGATTCCAAGATCAACACAAGAATTATTCACTATAGATCTTGGACATCTTCTTGGCAAGATGGGCAGAATTTTTTGGATAGTGGCGGTTCATGGCATATGTTGGTCCTTGTGGTTGGTGAGGAATAGAAGAATTTTCGACAACATTCAAGAGTAGATTGATAGGAAAATATCAAAATTCGAATATCTACTTGGATTGGGTCTCACGTAAAATTTGAGAATGTCTCAATCTCAGATTTATTAAGAGATTGAGTTTTGTCTTTTGTTTATATGAGTGGGGTCATGATTAGACTTTTATTGTTACCGGATCACTTGTCCGCCTATTGTAATTAATAGTTTtcctaattaatataatattgtttcttatcaaaaattttataaaaaaaatccacTGGACAATTCATCGCGCTAACGAAAAGTTGCATTCATCGTCTATTTGCTAAATGCCAGGCCTACTTCTATCGAAAGCATTAATGGCATggctatattttttttgttaccATTATGTCAAACAAATGAAATATTCAAATCCTTCATGTAACTACTTAACACCCACAATCTCTCTTCTCACGGCTCCATCTTAAAGATATAGTCTAGGCAAACACTTCTCTTTAAAAGTATGGAGAAATATCAGATTTCAGAAGTTACCATTTGTCAAAGGTTGGCAAATGTTAATGTTCCATGAATCAGTtcgaaaaaaatttatgtagggTTTTTGTCAATTGATAACTCGTTTCAGGTATGATGCTAGCAAAAAAATTCAGTCTGCTAACAATCATTCTAATACAAAAATTTCAGGCCACGAATTCTTTGAACTGTTAGTTCAGAATAATTTCTTCCCACAAACCCTTGGATATGTTTCACTAGATGGATTAAAACCCATTAACCATTATACCTAATTCATTAACTTGGTGGCCGCCCCAGATTCCTTCCAATTCATTTCAAAAATAGATATACTAAATTCTTTCAGTTATTTTCCAAGCTGAGAAACATAAGGAACTAATACATATGGACTCTTACTGTGTTTGATAACACAGATACATCTATAAGTTATCTCGTCCGTGAGCAGGAACGCTGTACACCTAAACTATGATTCAGGAGAACAAATAGGTGGGGCACCCGGTAAAGGTATAAAGCCTTCGGAATCAAAGATACAGCACAACACTATAGAATCTGCAAGCGTACTAAATGGAATATTTTTTATTCTCATACATATTCGCCCGGCCGGCAAAAATATATGATAAGAGGGGAAAAAACAACATACCAAAGGTTCGGCTTTGTGAAAGAGATTGGAGATTTGATTAGAGGATTGAATGGGAGATTGCTTAGGTCCGAAGAACTTGGACGCGAAGTACCAAAATACTGCTATCCTGATTATCCCCGTCAGCATCTGGCTGGCGCCGGGCTGCTGCTGTTGCTGCGGCTGCCTTCTTTCTTCACCACCGTTAGTTGCCGGCGGCGCCATATCCCTTGTTGGTTCGCGTTGGCGCACCCTAATCGGCGCCGGAGAGACGAAGGCGGCGGAAGATTTGGCCGGGTACGGGGGATCAACGTGTTGGGGTTAGGGATTGCGAGAGAGTATTTTATAAATGATAGATTGTAGATGCAGTGTTGCATGAAgtgtaattttttatattataattataattatattataataatactaaaaaaaaaacctcattatttatttcaaaactcGTTCtcaataaaattgaaattttcaaaactcGTTTATCTTATTCAACATTTAAGTCTATTCTATGCAAAGGCATCCATTAAATTCTAATCTATAAAATACAGATTTATAGGAATTGTCAGAaatctaaaacaaaaaaaatatatttatttacttatAATTTTATCGTTCTTAAAACAGTAGCATATTGATTAAAAAAGGATAAAAACCTTCGCCAAACCTA
It encodes:
- the LOC140890749 gene encoding uncharacterized protein — translated: MAPPATNGGEERRQPQQQQQPGASQMLTGIIRIAVFWYFASKFFGPKQSPIQSSNQISNLFHKAEPLDMWLYLSAEEKFNDFGSEGSLIWHETNVPYAVWSAESVRTLSLKYYPSEALKNNGTLFAHVFFARSGYPPDPNDPEYQPFATFGRTHSVVMYLPKSKADKRKSLLGNSESSTDDKTLSEAIEKSQGEEKGDVAVEWISYWKPNITINLVDDFTRYSENAVPPNIAPYMNIEPTTGNYYPTIYFNNFWLLRDKLIPINETVHELPLNLEVGPISMTKWQIFLQIDQSFQLHRSYGSMIEGEADELKRVFLEGNPYLLAVTMVVSVLHSLFDFLAFKNDIQFWNKNKSMEGLSAKSVVVNFFCQLIVFLYLLDNETSWMILASSGIGCCIEFWKIGKAMHIEIDRSGRIPMLKFRDRESYATNKTKEYDDLAMKYLSYVLFFLVACSSVYSLMYERHRSWYSWILSSFTSCVYMFGFIMMCPQLFINYKLKSVAHLPWRQMTYKFLNTIIDDLFAFVIKMPTLHRLSVFRDDVIFFIYVYQRWAYPVDKKRVNEFGFAGEDDKTLVGTTDGAEQTEEEKKTN